Part of the Tolypothrix sp. PCC 7910 genome, TATCTTGGAGGTTAACTGATAAAGAAAAAAAGGCTATTCAAGATGGTTGGAATGAAATGAAAAAAGGGCGCAAGATTCAAGCTATTAAAAAACTGTGGCGAGAAACCTGGGGTATATCAGATTAGGAATCACCAATTAAGGGGAACAGCTGATTTTCTATTTTTTCACTAATATATATGCTGTAGCATAGTCAGGCATTTGTGCAATCCGCTGTGCAAATTCTTGATTATTCTGAAAAATACCTGCTAAAAAATCGAGTTGATACAGGTTAGGTAAAAAAGCTCCACCTGTATCAGCAACCACGCCCATTTGCAGTTGCTTGCGCCCATTGATTATATTCTCAAGCACAATAATTTTACCTAAACCGACATTAAGAATATCACCTGCAAAAGTTACTCCTGGTTTAATAGATATTTTGGCATCTATTTTATAACCATAACCTTTAATAGCATCAACTTTTCTAAAGTACCAGTAACGCTTTTGTGCTGTGGCTTTTAATCCTCGAATGTAGGGCATTTCATTGTTTCTGTCCACATTGAAATATGCTTCTGTACCATCAGTAAATTTGATGAATATTGTTCCCTGCATGAGGGCTTCTTCTAAACCTTGGCGTGTTAAATATGCAAGTGGCTCAACTTTTCCATATTCTTTACCTCCAGGTTCATAAATACCTGATAATACATCTTGTTTTGTATATCTGGTGTAGAATTTATCAGCAGCGAAATTATCTTTTAAACTATAAATTGGAATATTAAAAGTTGATGTTTTTTGATGGGAACCCGTGTGAATAAACACAGCATATTTTGTAATGCGTAATTTTTGTTGTTTTGTTTGCTTGGGATTATAAGGCGACCATTTAATAACTTTAAAATTGCTATTAATGAAATTTGGATCTTGCAAGCGAGTAGTGCGATTATTGGCAATATCTTGCTGTAAAATCGTAATCATAAACTCTAAGGTTTTCAGCACATCATCAATACTCACTCCTTGAGAACCCAGCACTCCTGTACGTAAAATATCAGGGTCTGCTTGAGCGTAATCTTGATAATATTTTCTTGTGTTTACTAGTACATTTAATAAGTCTTGTTGATTGAAATTAATTTTCGATTTTGGTAGTTTAGTTGCAGCAAAAATCTGATTAGAATTAATAGTAAACTTAAATTTTTTAAACTCATCAACTACATCATATTTTTTAGATATTACAGCCAAAGTTTGCTCTGATGTATGATTATTAGCTGGAGTAATTTTTCCAGTAAATATTTGCGATTCGCTCACCAAATTTTGCCCAGTTGCAGCAAGTATCTGAGCAGATTTCATTAAAGGAAGCAGAAATGATGATAAAGTAACTGGTTTTTCTTGTTGAGTAAAAGCGAGATTTGGTGTAGTTTGATTTCCTGGAATTAGTTGTTTATCTTTTGACTGAGCAGATAAATGATTATTAGCAAAACCAACAACTAATAAGGTAGCTAAACCTACTGTTAAGCGAATTTTTTTATTGAATATGATACTCATGGTATTAGAAAAATTTTATTGATACATCATAATTGAACTTGGTTAATATCTGAACTAGTCAGCCTCAAAAAGGTTCCCTTTCAGCAACTTGTAATTAAATCAATGTTCAATCGCTGATGAAACAGGGAGCCGAGGGAATTAGGAGTGTTGTGCAATTCAGACATTGAGACAATTTATTTGTGATAGTCACCTCATTGCAATTAGAGAATTTGTAGTTACGCATCTGGTGACATATAACACAAGTTAAGGAATTTTAGACTAAATGAATACAAATCGTAAGATGAAGGTAGGGATAAAACCTATAAGAGAGAAAAATGAGGAGAAGAAAGAAGAAAAATGTAGAAATGCAGCGATCGCGCTGATGTTGCTAAATTAACAAGAGATAATCACAATGACAACGCTAGCTGCAATCAACAATGGTATCTACTTCTACAGCGTTCTCGGATATTAAAGGCCATTGGGCAAGCTCATTTATTGGAGCTTTATCAGGGCGGAACTTGATCAACGGGTATCCTAACGGTACTTTTCGCCCAGATAACTCAGTAACTCGTGCTGAATTTGCTGCCCTCATTGCCAAAGTCTTTACACTTACTTCTAAGCGCAAATATTCCCCGTTTACTGATGTACCGACTAATCATTGGGCAGCCAATGTTATTAAAAATGCTTATGAAGCAGGGTTTATTTCTGGATACCCTGATAAAACTTTCCGCCCCAATAATAGAATTTCTCGGGGTGATGTTTTAGTGGCAATAGTTAATGGCTTGGAGATTGCCGCTAAAATCAAACCTGACTTAGTTAATAAATTGTCACAATATTATACAGATGCGACTGCGATCGCAGGTTATGCCAAAAATCAAGTAGCTATTGCTACGAGTGCAGGGTTAGTAGTTAACTACCCAAATATCAAATTACTCAACCCTAATCTAGCCGCAACCCGTGCTGATTTAGCGGTCATAGCCTATCAAGCTTTGGTATATCAGGGGAAAGCAGACAAGATTACCTCTGCGTACTTGGTGCCATCTCCAACACCACCTGTGGTAGTAGTACCTCCAAAGCCAGTAGATCCTCCCGTTGACCCACCTGTGGTAGTAGTACCTCCAAAGCCAGTAGATCCTCCCGTTGACCCACCTGTAGTAGTAGTACCTCCAAAGCCAGTAGATCCTCCCGTTGACCCACCTGTAGTAGTAGTAACTCCGGCTGATCCGCCTGTAGTAGTACCTCCAGTTGAGCCACCTAAGGTAGAAGTACCACAGAATACTGTGAGGCTAAGTCATCAAAGGGAGTTTCGTGGGGCGTGGGTAGCAACAGTTTGGAATGGTGATTGGCCTTCTAAACCTGGATTACCTGTTGCACAACAGAAATCTGAATTAGTTGCAATTATTACTCGATTACAACAACTCAACTTTAATGCCTTAATTTTACAGGTGCGACCAGAAGGGGATGCTGTGTATGCTTCGACGTTAGAACCTTGGAGTGCTTGGATTACCGGAACGCAAGGGAAAGCACCAGATCCATACTACGATCCCTTAGAGTTTGCGATCGCAGAATGCCACAAGCGCAACATTGAAGTTCATGCTTGGTTTAATCCTTACCGCGCTAAGACTAGTGTCAATAGCGGAATTAATGTTAGCCCCCACATAGCTGTCACGAATCCAGACGTGGTTTATAAATGGGGCAATCAATTGTGGATGGATCCAGGGATTAAAATCGTTCAGGATAGGGCTTATAACGTTATTCTTGATGTTGTGCGTCGGTATGATATTGATGGCGTTCACTTAGACGACTATTTTTATCCTTATCCCATATCTGGGCAAACTTTCCCCGATAGCAAAACCTATGAAGCTTACAAATCTGCTGGCGGTGGACTTAGCTTAGGTGATTGGCGGCGAGAAAATGTCAATCTCATGGTGCTGCGGCTATCGGAAGGAATTAAAGCCACAAAGCCCCATGTGAAATTTGGTATTAGTCCCTTTGGAATTTATCGCCCCGGACAACCAGCAGGTATTACTGGCTTAGATGCCTATAATGTACTGTATGCTGACTCCAAGAAATGGTTAGAGTTAGGCTGGGTTGATTATATTGCGCCTCAACTTTATTGGCGTACCGACCAAACACAACAAAGTTATCCTGCGTTACTCAATTGGTGGACACAGGTAAACGCAAAACAAAAACACGTTTACGCTGGTAACAATTTGACCGAACCTAGCAACAAGAGTCGCGAAAGTGAGGAGATTGAAAAGCAGGTAATAATTAGTCGTAGCCAAGCTGGAAGGTATTCTCTCGGTAATATCTTTTTTAATTTGGGTGTTTTGATGGAAAACAGCCAAGGTATCGCTGAGAAATTCCAAACTCAAATTTATAGCAAACCTGCCATTCCTCCTACTTGGTCTTCCCAGGTGACAACAACACCAGCACCACCCACAGGGCTAGTATATGTGAACGGTAAACTCAATTGGAAACAGGGAGACGATCAGCCAGTTCGTTCTTGGACACTTTATCGCCAAAGTGGGGATGGCTGGGTAATTCAGCGCATTTTATCTGCTGGTACAAACTTTGCCACTGTAGGGCCAGGAACATACGCTGTGTGCGCCGTCGATAGGTTAGCAAATGAAAGCCAGGGAGTGATGATTACAGTTACTTGAGCAATTTATTTAAATGATACGGGTAAGGGCACAAAATGTTGTGCCTTTACGTTTAAAGAATCAAGATAAATCTATCTAAAAAGCTATTTGGCACCCCCAACGTGAAAGACAGTGAGAGTGCCAAATAGCTTTATATTTAGGGTCTTTATAATGACTGACCCCATTAAAAATGAGAGGTTTTATTGTTTATTTACAATCTCATGCAATTAAACATTATTTTTAATATTTAATTATTTCTTTAGGATGTGCAGTTAAGAAATGTTTTCTAGTTACTGTTTTGCTATGTGATATGACTAATCCCTCTCATTAAGCGGGTTTACGCTTGTCGATCAGCCCGACTTCAGTCTGCTTAGAGTCTGTACATGGGCTATCAAACTGTAAGAGTAGATTAAAAATTATTCATAATCTGTAATAATAAAATGATTAGACATAAATCTCATCTGGAAAAGATTGTTGCAACACATCAAACATCTTTAGGGGCGCAAAGCTTTGCGCTCCTCTTCATAGGAAGTCGGCGGGAAAGTCTATCCCCGGTAGCCTTCAGCATAAATCTTGAACCGAGTAGTTGAGTTTACACGGGAATTTCGATGACAAATTCTGTACCTTCACCCAGAACAGAGTTACAGCTTAAACGCCCATTGTGGGTTTGTTCAACAATTTGACGCGCGATCGCTAATCCTAATCCCGTACCTTTACCAACTTCTTTGGTAGTAAACAGATGGTCAAAGATGCGATCGCGAATTGACTCTGGCATTCCTGGGCCGTTATCTTGGATACCAATAATCGCTATGCGTCCATCATCAGAGATATCTGTACGAATAGTAATTTGCTGAGGGTAGGCTTCTAAATCAGCAAAAGAGTGCCCCTCGCTGACTGTATCTAAGGCATCAATCGCATTACCCAGGATATTCATAAATACTTGATTGAGTTGCCCTAAAAAGCATTTAACCTGGGGTAAGTTACCATATTCTTTGATTACCTGAATAGCTGGGCGTTTTTCGGAAGCTTTCAAGCGATATTTCAAAATTAATATTGTACTTTCAATCCCCTCATGGAGATTGCAAGCGACTTTTTCTGCTGTGTCTGCCCGTGAGAAGGTACGCAAACTAGTGCTAATATCTTTGATGCGTTCAGATGCAACTTTCATTGAACCCACCAGCTTGGGTAAATCGGCTTTGAGGAATTCTAAATCAATCTCTTCAGCATGATCAATCGCTGCGGGAGAAAGAATAGGGTTGTTTTCTTGCAACAATTGCAGATGGGTAAGTAAGTCTTGAATATACTGTTCAGTATTATTCAAGCTACCTTTAAGAAAGCCTACAGGATTATTAATTTCGTGGGCTACCCCTGCAACTAAATTACCCAAGGAAGCCATTTTCTCATTTTGCACCATTTGCAGCTGTGTGTGCTTGAGTTGCTTCAGCATCTGTTCCAACTTTTGGGCATAATCTTGAGATTGTTGGTAAAGATGGGCATTTTCTAGGGAGATGGCAGCTTGAGTACATAATAGTTGAATAACTTCCGTGCGATCGCGAGTAAAGGCTGCGATCGTTAATTGATTTTCTAAATACAATAAGCCAATTAATTTGCCCTGATGCCAAATGGGTGTACACATCACACTTTTAGGTTGTTGCTGCATCAGATAAGGATCAGCGATAAAATCAGTTTGGGAAGTTGCATCATCCAAAACCACAGTTTTACCGCTTCGTTTGACGTAATTTATCAATGTTTCTGGAATCGCTTGACTAATTTCTAATGGCACAGTTTGCTGATTTGTACCTTCATTTGTGGTAGCTATTGCCTCAATTAGCCAATTTCCATCTCTGATTGCTAATAAAACTGCCTTTTTTGCACCCGCATTTGTCATCAATACTTCCATGAGGGTATTGAGCAATTTTTCTAGTTCAATTTCACTAGATAAAGCTTGTGAGGCTTTAAAGATAGTGCCAAAATCGAGATTTTTAGAAATACTGCTACTGCTACTAGATCTAGTAGTTTGGATAGTTTGATGGAGATATGAAGAAGCATCAATAGTAGAAATGTAGGTTTCGCTAAGGAGTAAATGATGACTTTGTACTTGTAATATCGGCTGTAGGAGATCAGGATAGCGTTTTTCTAAGTCATAAATTTTAGTCTTTGCGCCCCAATGAGCATAGCAGTAGTAAGCTTCCTGCATATAGACTTGAGCTAACTTATGTTTACCCCATTCCAAATAGAACTGGGCTGTAAGTTCATTAGCGAGTGCGGCTTCTTGTAAGTAATGATTTTCTTTAGCCAAGGCAATAGCGCGATCATAATATTCAATAGCTTCAGCTTTTTGCCCCAATACTCGATGTTTTTCAGCTGACACCAAATCATATTTATGCTGGAAATTCATTGGTGCAAACTGAGCTTGTAACTGCAATTTATGCTGATTTTCGTTAACCCGCAACAGCAGTTGAGCTTGAGTTGATGGTTCAGCCATTGGGTAAGCAGCAAGCCAAGACAAAGAAGCATAAAAGTAGAAAACTGGTACAGATAGTAACCCTGCACCACCTTTTAGGTAATGCTCTCCTTGATCTGCATTTTTAACAGCCTCAGGAATGTTCTTAAAAAGATAAGCGAGCATTAACTTATTCAGAAAGAATACATGAAGTGCTAACTCATCATTTTCTTGCTGGAGAGTCAACAAAATTTCTTTTTCATTGCAATATTCTCCAATCAGGTAATCTGGATTATTATGATTTATGATTAAATTATTAGTAGTTTGGGCAAGAATATTAGACCAATTCAAAAAATTGTTGCTATTAGCAAAGTTAGACTTATATACTCGTATATCTTCTAGCAGATTTTCTAGAATACCCACACCACTTAAGTAAGTATAAAAAAGTTTAAAAAACATCGAGACTAATACATGTACAAAATCGCCAGTCTCTAAGCCAATAGTATAGGATTGCTGTAATAAGGAAATCGCCTGACTAACATGGTGCTGATTGTATTCGTTGAAGGCAGCCACCTTCATGGTAGTCATACTTTCAACAGATTTAGCTTGAAATAAATCCACAATTAATAAAGCTAGCTGACCAAATTGGTAGCCTTCTTCGAGCTTGTTTAATACTGTATTAACTACAATGCCAAAATCTGCATATCCTGGTGCGGAAAGTGGTGCATTGCCGTATTTCAGCGATAAACTTACTTCTTCACAAGCAATAATGGGAAACAGATAAGGTGCAGCTTGGTGAATAGAAGGAACAATACTATTCATAATCCGCAAAGCTACTAAAGCTTTAGTATCCTTCATCACAGGCAACTGCACTAAATCTAAAATATTTCTGCCTGCTAATGTAGCGAGAGTATTTTCTACCTGTTGCTGAATATCTATAGGTGTGACTGATTCAGGTAGATTCACCCCCAGTTCTTGAAGAATTTCTCGCCCAGTGGCGATCGCTTGCAGTTGTTGTCCTTGTACCTGATAAGCATGGAGTTTAATTTCATTAACTTTGGCTTGATCGAGTAATGAAGTTGCTTGTTGCAAAACAATCTGAATTAAAGATTCCATCTGGTGAAATTCTTTGTTGAGAAAAGCCGATTCTGCCGCTTCTTCATGTAAACTGCGAGTTAGTTCATAGGCATTTTCCCAACTATTAGTTGTTAATAGCTGAATTCCCTGATTGAAGTAATAAACTGCTGCACTATAAGCAGTAGATTCTTTAGCTTTACAACCAACTCTCAAATTTAACTGTGCCAATTGTTGACGTTCATCTGGCTGGGTAATGATTGCTGAACCACAATTCAACTGATTCACAATCTCAAAAATTTTTTCTTCTTGCTCTGCTATAGGAGTGTTTAATAAAAGTAAACGACCTATTTTTAAGTGAGTGGATTGTTTCTCTACTTCTGGAATTAGATAGTAGGCTGCTTGCTGCACCCGGTCATGTAGGAATTTATAATTTGGATTTTGAAAGTGGTAACTACTCAATATTTGAGATTCAGCATGATTTCCATGATCTTGAAATAATTTATAAACTTCATTTTTCGGTAAGATTAACCCAGCTTGTAAAGCTGGCCATAAATCGACAGCAGTCTCTACTTGCGATTTTTGATAGACAATAGCTAGTGTTCCCAAGTCAAAAGAGTTGCCAATACAAGCAGCTAATTTTAAAGCATTTTGAGTTGGCTGAGGTAATTTCTGTAGCTGTATTGCCATCAACTCAACCACGTTATCTGTCAAAGATAATGTGTTAACCTCAGAAATGTCACATTGCCAATATCCCTTTTCTAGATTAAAGCTAATTAGTCCATCTTCATATAATGCCTTAAGAAATTGATGATTAAAAAAAGGATTACCTCTAGTTTTTTGATAAACTAGCTTAGTCAAATATAAAGCCTTTTCCGGTGAACAACTGAGTGTATCTGCTATTAGTTGATTAATTTGAGATATTTTGAGCGGGGTTAAGGCGATAGTATGAGAAATTCTGTAGGTCTGATTTTTGCCAATTTCATTTAAAGTCTCCATTAAAGGATGAGCAGGAAATACTTCGTTATCCCGGTAAGCACCAATCAATAATAGATAGCCATGATTGTTGTCTCCAATCAATAGTTCTATTAACTTTAACGAAGCACTATCTGCCCATTGCAAATCATCAATAAATATGACTAGAGGATGTTTTTTTATAGTAAAGGTAGCAATAAACTTTTGAAACAGTAAATTGAAGCGATTTTGTTCTGCATTCCCTCCCAGTTGGGCTACAGCTGGTTGCACACCAATAATTTGTTCTAGTTCCGGAATTACATCTACAATTACCTGAGCATTATCACCCAAAGCTTGGAGAATTTGATTTTTCCAGATTTGCAGTTGTGCGTCACTTTCAGACAGCAATTGTCCCATCAAATCGCGTAAAGCTTGTACAAAAGCTGAGAAGGGAATATTCCGGTTAAATTGGTCAAATTTACCTTTAATAAAATAACCGCGTTGACGGACAATCGGCTTATGGATTTCATTGACAACAGCAGTTTTACCAATCCCCGAAAAGCCAGCAACTAATATCATTTCTGTATTACCTTTGCTAACTCGCTCAAAGGCATTTAACAGTGCTTCAACTTCAGTTTGCCGACCATAAAGTTTATCAGGAATAATAAAGCGATCGCACACATCTCTTTGTGCAATTGGAAAGCTATCAATTTTCCCCGTTATCTTCAGTTGCTCAAGGCATTTTTCTAAATCATATTTCAGCCCTAATGCACTCTGATAGCGCTCTTCCGCATTCTTCGCCATCAGTTTCATTACAATATCGGAGAGTACTTGCGGAATCAATTCTCCATTTTTGAATTTTGAATTTTGAATTTTGAATTGATTTGGTTGTTGGGCAATATGACAATGTACCATCTCCATCATGTCATTTGATTGAAATGGTAATTCTCCAGTCAGCAATTCGTAAAAAGTTACGCCTAAAGAGTAAAAATCAGTGCGGTAATCAATTCCGCGATTCATTCTACCTGTTTGTTCTGGAGATAAATATCCTAGCGTTCCTTCCAAAATATTAGGGCTGACAACAGTTTGACTTTCTCTTGGCAATAAAGATGCAATACTAAAGTCAATTAAGCGAATTTCATGGGTTTCGGGATTAACTAAAATATTTGCAGGTTTAATATCTTTATGAATGATGCGATGGCGATAGAGAACATCTAAGATATTGCAAAGAGCGATCGCAATCTTCAAAAACTCCAGCAAGCAACCTACAGCTTCCCCCCTATCCCACCACAAGTTAAGCGCAATTCCCCCAAAGTCCTCCATCACTAATGCATAGCCATTCTGATAGGGTTCCAGGCTATAGGTTTGCACGACTAGAGGAGATGGAAGATTTTTGGCAATGGTATACTGATTGCGAAACTGCACCAGTTCACTAAAACTAGGATAAGGATTTTTCAGCAGCTTAATTGCCACAGGTTGATGGTCAGCCTCTCGATACCCACGATAAACCAGCGTTCTCGAGCCATTGTATATTTCTTCGCTGATGCGATAACCGGGAATAATAACTTGCGTGCTAACCATAACTGTTGAGTGATGAAATTTACTGGGAAGTGAATTTAGTATTCCCAAAATGAAGCGTGTCATTATTGGGGACTGGGGACTGGGGATTGGGGACTGGGGACTGGGGACTGGGGATTGGGGACTGGGAGATGAGGTGAAATAACAAACATCAAACACCAATTACCAATTACCAATTACCCATTACCAAATGACAAATAACAAATGACAAATGCCAAATGACCAACCTCAAACTAATTTCCGAATCTAAAAGCTTTGGTGGTAAAGTCGGCTTTTACTCCCACCCCTCCTCGACTTGTAACGGGGAAATGCGCTTTGCTGTCTATCAACCACCGCAGGCGAGTCAACAACCTGTACCAATTCTTTATTTCCTTGCAGGTTTGACTTGCACTGAAGAGAATTTTATTGTCAAAGCTGGGGCGCAGCGTTACGCAGCAGAGTATGGGTTAATGCTAGTTGCGCCAGATACCAGTCCGCGCAATGCAGGAATTCCTGGTGAGGATGAGGATTGGGATTTTGGGACAGGTGCAGGTTTTTATGTGGATGCGACAACAGAACCTTGGCGATCGCACTATCAAATGTATAGTTATGTCGTCCAAGAATTACCCGCAATCATTACCGCCAATTTTCCCGTCATCGGTGAGAAACAAGGTATTTTCGGTCATTCTATGGGGGGACATGGGGCGCTAGTTTGTGCGCTACGAAACCCCCATTTTTATAAATCAGTTTCCGCTTTTGCACCCATTACCGCACCAATGCGCTGTCCTTGGGGACAAAAAGCCTTCAGCCGTTATTTAGGAACAAATCAAGAAGATTGGCGTAACTATGATGCTAGTGAATTAATCAAGCTAGGAGCGTATCATAGCCCAATTCTCATTGACCAAGGGACTGCTGATAAATTTTTAGCCGAACAATTGCTACCAGAAGTATTTGAGCAAAGTTGTCAAGCCGTCAACCAACCGCTCAACTTGCGCTATCAAGAAGGCTACGACCACAGCTACTATTTTATAGCCAGCTTTATTGAAGACCACATTCGCCATCATGCGATCACACTGAAGTCAGGGAGTTCCTAATAAAAAGCAGGGGGAGCAGAGGGAGCAGAGGAGCAGAGGAAGTAATCTCTCAATTATTTAATGAATTGGGATAACAGCTTAATTGCATCGGTTAGGTTCTGAACTCGAAAATCCGAGCAAAAAGGATGAAACTTCAACTTCTGAACTCGAACATTCGAGTAAAAAGCGCGAACCTCCACCTTCAGAACTCCAACATTCGAGTAAAAAGCTCATACTTCCACCTGCTGAACTCGAGCATCCGAGCAAAAAGCTTGAACCTCCGCCTTTTGAACTCGAAAATCCGAGTAAAAAGCTCGAAACTCCACCTTCTAAACTCGAACATCCGAGCAAAAAGCGCGAACCTCCGCCTTCTGAACTTGAAACTTCAACTTCTGAGATTACTTGTCGCTCAAAACTGTCCAATTACCAGAGGGAACAAACGCAGCCCAGTACTTAGGATGCTGATAATCGGGACTATTGAGTAATTCTAACTGTGCAGAACGTAAAGCTTCATGCCTGCCTTGACCAGCCTTCAAGTTCTGATAATATTTCACCATTAATAATTTAGTTGCCTCATCGTCCACTAGCCACAA contains:
- a CDS encoding family 10 glycosylhydrolase, with protein sequence MVSTSTAFSDIKGHWASSFIGALSGRNLINGYPNGTFRPDNSVTRAEFAALIAKVFTLTSKRKYSPFTDVPTNHWAANVIKNAYEAGFISGYPDKTFRPNNRISRGDVLVAIVNGLEIAAKIKPDLVNKLSQYYTDATAIAGYAKNQVAIATSAGLVVNYPNIKLLNPNLAATRADLAVIAYQALVYQGKADKITSAYLVPSPTPPVVVVPPKPVDPPVDPPVVVVPPKPVDPPVDPPVVVVPPKPVDPPVDPPVVVVTPADPPVVVPPVEPPKVEVPQNTVRLSHQREFRGAWVATVWNGDWPSKPGLPVAQQKSELVAIITRLQQLNFNALILQVRPEGDAVYASTLEPWSAWITGTQGKAPDPYYDPLEFAIAECHKRNIEVHAWFNPYRAKTSVNSGINVSPHIAVTNPDVVYKWGNQLWMDPGIKIVQDRAYNVILDVVRRYDIDGVHLDDYFYPYPISGQTFPDSKTYEAYKSAGGGLSLGDWRRENVNLMVLRLSEGIKATKPHVKFGISPFGIYRPGQPAGITGLDAYNVLYADSKKWLELGWVDYIAPQLYWRTDQTQQSYPALLNWWTQVNAKQKHVYAGNNLTEPSNKSRESEEIEKQVIISRSQAGRYSLGNIFFNLGVLMENSQGIAEKFQTQIYSKPAIPPTWSSQVTTTPAPPTGLVYVNGKLNWKQGDDQPVRSWTLYRQSGDGWVIQRILSAGTNFATVGPGTYAVCAVDRLANESQGVMITVT
- the fghA gene encoding S-formylglutathione hydrolase; its protein translation is MTNLKLISESKSFGGKVGFYSHPSSTCNGEMRFAVYQPPQASQQPVPILYFLAGLTCTEENFIVKAGAQRYAAEYGLMLVAPDTSPRNAGIPGEDEDWDFGTGAGFYVDATTEPWRSHYQMYSYVVQELPAIITANFPVIGEKQGIFGHSMGGHGALVCALRNPHFYKSVSAFAPITAPMRCPWGQKAFSRYLGTNQEDWRNYDASELIKLGAYHSPILIDQGTADKFLAEQLLPEVFEQSCQAVNQPLNLRYQEGYDHSYYFIASFIEDHIRHHAITLKSGSS
- a CDS encoding ATP-binding sensor histidine kinase — protein: MVSTQVIIPGYRISEEIYNGSRTLVYRGYREADHQPVAIKLLKNPYPSFSELVQFRNQYTIAKNLPSPLVVQTYSLEPYQNGYALVMEDFGGIALNLWWDRGEAVGCLLEFLKIAIALCNILDVLYRHRIIHKDIKPANILVNPETHEIRLIDFSIASLLPRESQTVVSPNILEGTLGYLSPEQTGRMNRGIDYRTDFYSLGVTFYELLTGELPFQSNDMMEMVHCHIAQQPNQFKIQNSKFKNGELIPQVLSDIVMKLMAKNAEERYQSALGLKYDLEKCLEQLKITGKIDSFPIAQRDVCDRFIIPDKLYGRQTEVEALLNAFERVSKGNTEMILVAGFSGIGKTAVVNEIHKPIVRQRGYFIKGKFDQFNRNIPFSAFVQALRDLMGQLLSESDAQLQIWKNQILQALGDNAQVIVDVIPELEQIIGVQPAVAQLGGNAEQNRFNLLFQKFIATFTIKKHPLVIFIDDLQWADSASLKLIELLIGDNNHGYLLLIGAYRDNEVFPAHPLMETLNEIGKNQTYRISHTIALTPLKISQINQLIADTLSCSPEKALYLTKLVYQKTRGNPFFNHQFLKALYEDGLISFNLEKGYWQCDISEVNTLSLTDNVVELMAIQLQKLPQPTQNALKLAACIGNSFDLGTLAIVYQKSQVETAVDLWPALQAGLILPKNEVYKLFQDHGNHAESQILSSYHFQNPNYKFLHDRVQQAAYYLIPEVEKQSTHLKIGRLLLLNTPIAEQEEKIFEIVNQLNCGSAIITQPDERQQLAQLNLRVGCKAKESTAYSAAVYYFNQGIQLLTTNSWENAYELTRSLHEEAAESAFLNKEFHQMESLIQIVLQQATSLLDQAKVNEIKLHAYQVQGQQLQAIATGREILQELGVNLPESVTPIDIQQQVENTLATLAGRNILDLVQLPVMKDTKALVALRIMNSIVPSIHQAAPYLFPIIACEEVSLSLKYGNAPLSAPGYADFGIVVNTVLNKLEEGYQFGQLALLIVDLFQAKSVESMTTMKVAAFNEYNQHHVSQAISLLQQSYTIGLETGDFVHVLVSMFFKLFYTYLSGVGILENLLEDIRVYKSNFANSNNFLNWSNILAQTTNNLIINHNNPDYLIGEYCNEKEILLTLQQENDELALHVFFLNKLMLAYLFKNIPEAVKNADQGEHYLKGGAGLLSVPVFYFYASLSWLAAYPMAEPSTQAQLLLRVNENQHKLQLQAQFAPMNFQHKYDLVSAEKHRVLGQKAEAIEYYDRAIALAKENHYLQEAALANELTAQFYLEWGKHKLAQVYMQEAYYCYAHWGAKTKIYDLEKRYPDLLQPILQVQSHHLLLSETYISTIDASSYLHQTIQTTRSSSSSSISKNLDFGTIFKASQALSSEIELEKLLNTLMEVLMTNAGAKKAVLLAIRDGNWLIEAIATTNEGTNQQTVPLEISQAIPETLINYVKRSGKTVVLDDATSQTDFIADPYLMQQQPKSVMCTPIWHQGKLIGLLYLENQLTIAAFTRDRTEVIQLLCTQAAISLENAHLYQQSQDYAQKLEQMLKQLKHTQLQMVQNEKMASLGNLVAGVAHEINNPVGFLKGSLNNTEQYIQDLLTHLQLLQENNPILSPAAIDHAEEIDLEFLKADLPKLVGSMKVASERIKDISTSLRTFSRADTAEKVACNLHEGIESTILILKYRLKASEKRPAIQVIKEYGNLPQVKCFLGQLNQVFMNILGNAIDALDTVSEGHSFADLEAYPQQITIRTDISDDGRIAIIGIQDNGPGMPESIRDRIFDHLFTTKEVGKGTGLGLAIARQIVEQTHNGRLSCNSVLGEGTEFVIEIPV